Proteins from one Rosa chinensis cultivar Old Blush chromosome 7, RchiOBHm-V2, whole genome shotgun sequence genomic window:
- the LOC121050653 gene encoding KRR1 small subunit processome component homolog, which translates to MDMSVDDDLLVNSKPMMEEPLVDYRVYPIPDTVPDENLEKYFQNAKSKLEKYRMTITLNAAERTLTFVQGVSKWNPGPALNKYGKYEITTFAVPFPENPATKLEHVWPDVEEILYEYAISCNLNLAECSMQVSTTTFLDNPYVLERARHLLQLLSTSLVPPYMALEIFQGSRQHEIMEIGDQPEGLCTKFGIKKGEYLRRWECLFYSLKALSKATQCHIFLNENTFTAVTAVENTFERILWLKSVVGDSITKNLCPATSIRKFGNEFGMHQSTDDLEDPHAKHMEMVWSAPFFSQR; encoded by the exons ATGGATATGTCCGTCGATGATGACTTGTTGGTGAATTCTAAGCCGATGATGGAGGAACCACTGGTCGACTACCGAGTTTATCCGATCCCCGATACAGTCCCAG atgaaaatttggaaaaataTTTTCAGAACGCGAAATCGAAATTAGAAAAGTATCGCATGACAATCACTCTGAATGCG GCTGAGCGAACCCTCACATTCGTTCAAGGGGTAAGTAAGTGGAACCCTGGCCCTGCCTTGAACAAATATGGCAAGTATGAAATCACCACTTTCGCTGTGCCCTTCCCCGAAAATCCAG CAACAAAGTTGGAACATGTTTGGCCCGACGTCGAAGAAATCTTATATGAGTACGCCAtttcatgcaatctcaatttg GCTGAGTGTTCCATGCAAGTCTCAACAACCACATTTCTTGATAATCCGTATGTCCTTGAAAGAGCTAGACATCTCCTTCAACTGTTGTCCACAAGTCTTGTTCCGCCATATATG GCATTAGAAATATTCCAAGGCAGCAGGCAACATGAAATCATGGAGATAGGAGATCAGCCGGAGGGGCTTTGCACAAAATTTGGGATCAAGAAG GGGGAATATCTTAGACGATGGGAATGCCTCTTCTACTCCCTAAAG GCACTTTCAAAAGCAACACAATGTCATATCTTTCTTAAC GAGAACACTTTTACTGCTGTGACTGCTGTGGAGAATACATTTGAAAGAATTTTATGGCTCAAGTCAGTTGTGGGAGACAGCATCACCAAAAATTTGTGTCCTGCAACCTCTATCAGGAAGTTTGGAAACGAATTTGGAATGCATCAATCGACGGATGATCTTGAGGATCCACATGCCAAGCACATGGAGATGGTGTGGTCTGCCCCTTTTTTTTCTCAGAGATAG
- the LOC112176014 gene encoding KRR1 small subunit processome component homolog: MSKLFGAATQLYDDWSIVESCLQKHDISCKLVAAEFYITVSVTTKAGESKILDVLKLLSVGIPPSKAIQVLEGSMYYDFIRTGSQYGGFCLKYGITKEQFDQVVWPRVEHGLEFNSQWCRKWQES, translated from the exons ATGAGCAAATTGTTTGGTGCAGCAACTCAGTTGTATGATGATTGGTCGATTGTGGAATCGTGCTTACAAAAGCATGACATTTCGTGCAAACTGGTTGCG GCCGAGTTTTACATAACAGTGTCTGTAACCACAAAGGCCGGGGAATCAAAGATTTTGGACGTTCTTAAACTTTTGTCAGTTGGTATTCCACCTTCTAAG GCAATACAAGTGCTGGAAGGCAGTATGTACTATGACTTCATCCGGACAGGGTCTCAGTATGGCGGGTTTTGCTTAAAATATGGGATCACCAAG GAGCAATTTGATCAAGTGGTTTGGCCACGAGTTGAACACGGTTTAGAG TTTAACTCCCAGTGGTGCAGGAAATGGCAAGAGTCATGA